The Podarcis muralis chromosome 10, rPodMur119.hap1.1, whole genome shotgun sequence genome includes a region encoding these proteins:
- the RRP7A gene encoding ribosomal RNA-processing protein 7 homolog A, translating into MAPSERARGEGVEPAAPLGYAAIPVKFSEEHHFPHYLYVKEHKVREDTDVKRPQNRTLFVLNVPPYCTKECLSRLFSGCGSVRSVEMCDKPSLGEKKEMPKTKFFNTEALQGFKVAYVVFKNPAGVQAAKSLSTKDPLVISSQRHPVQMGIHKWIARYAASVVDPAELKTEVDAFMQAYDKKVAKEEAKAEKEDGIPDEEGWVKVTRKGRRPGLPRTEAANLRALEREKRKRARKELLNFYAWQHRETKREHIAQLRRKFEEDKQKIALLRAQRKFRPY; encoded by the exons ATGGCGCCGTCCGAAAGGGCGCGTGGGGAAGGCGTCGAGCCGGCTGCGCCCCTCGGCTATGCGG CTATTCCAGTTAAGTTCTCTGAAGAGCATCATTTCCCTCACTACCTCTATGTAAAGGAGCACAAAGTCAGGGAGGACACAGATGTGAAGAGGCCTCAAAACCGCACACTTTTTGTCTTGAATGTTCCCCCATATTGTACAAAG GAATGTTTGTCCAGGCTGTTCTCGGGCTGCGGTTCTGTACGCTCTGTGGAGATGTGTGACAAGCCAAGTctgggagaaaagaaagaaatgcccaAGACGAAGTTTTTCAACACAGAAGCACTCCAG GGGTTCAAGGTCGCTTATGTTGTGTTCAAGAATCCTGCTGGGGTGCAGGCTGCCAAGTCCTTATCAACAAAAGACCCCCTGGTGATATCTTCCCAAAGGCACCCTGTGCAAATGGGCATTCACA AATGGATTGCTAGATATGCAGCTTCAGTTGTGGATCCTGCTGAGCTGAAGACAGAAGTGGATGCTTTCATGCAGGCCTATGACAAGAAGGTTGCAAAG GAAGAAGCCAAAGCTGAGAAGGAAGATGGCATCCCGGATGAGGAAGGGTGGGTGAAGGTGACAAGGAAAGGTCGAAGGCCTGGGCTCCCTCGGACTGAAGCAGCCAACTTGCGGGCACTGGAGAGGGAGAAGCGCAAAAGGGCACGCAAGGAGCTGCTCAATTTCTATGCTTGGCAGCATCGTGAGACCAAGAGGGAAC ACATAGCTCAACTGAGGAGGAAGTTTGAAGAGGACAAGCAGAAAATTGCTCTCCTGCGGGCGCAGCGGAAGTTTCGGCCCTACTGA
- the SERHL2 gene encoding serine hydrolase-like protein 2 isoform X5, producing MISEMKLMVPWGHIAAKAWGSPQGRPVLCLHGWLDNANTFNRLIPLLPKDCYYLAIDLAGHGLSSHRPPGAIYHFMDYVGDVRRVAAAMKWNRFTLMGHSLGGSIAGMFSSIFPELVDKLILVESYGFYPAPQGYQRGPGLHTEKKPRLLFTPRDAFSRLEELEKICKSQREVIEELLNFETSKYHSPKVRSPEAALQRLMEANSQLTEESAKVLLERGASEVAGGLVYNRDLRVLVQNHSFVSLDQCCHILKKIEADILMIRAENGIFTNPPKGSVPYFVEPLEEAFRTSLKERYQFVEVAGNHFVHLNEPQVVAGIINTFLNKDQKPRSSL from the exons ATGATCTCAGAGATGAAGTTAATGGTCCCCTGGGGCCACATCGCAGCCAAGGCATGGGGATCTCCACAAGGCCGCCCTGTCCTCTGTTTGCACGGGTGGCTGGACAATGCAAACACTTTCAACAGGCTCATCCCCTTACTTCCCAAAG ATTGTTACTACTTGGCCATTGATCTTGCAGGACATGGCCTGTCATCCCACCGCCCACCTGGGGCAATCTATCACTTCATGGATTATGTGGGTGACGTGCGCAGGGTAGCAGCAG caatgaAATGGAATCGGTTTACCCTTATGGGCCACAGTTTGG GTGGGAGTATTGCAGGCATG TTCTCTAGTATTTTCCCCGAACTGGTGGACAAGCTGATCCTGGTGGAATCGTATGGTTTTTATCCTGCACCTCAG GGTTATCAAAGGGGCCCGGGATTACATACAGAAAAGAAGCCGAGGCTGCTGTTCACCCCTAGAGATGCTTTCTCACGTTTAGAG GAATTGGAGAAGATTTGCAAGTCCCAGCGGGAGGTAATTGAGGAACTGCTGAATTTTGAGACCAGCAAGTACCATTCCCCCAAAGTACGCAGTCCTGAGGCAGCCCTTCAGAG GTTAATGGAAGCAAACAGCCAGCTAACAGAAGAGAGTGCTAAGGTACTGCTGGAGCGAGGGGCTTCTGAGGTGGCAGGAG GTTTGGTTTATAACAGAGATTTAAGGGTCCTTGTG CAGAACCACAGTTTTGTGTCTCTGGATCAATGTTGCCACATCCTGAAGAAAATCGAGGCTGATATACTGATGATCAG AGCAGAAAATGGGATTTTTACCAATCCTCCTAAAGGTAGCGTCCCATATTTTGTAGAGCCACTTGAGGAAGCATTCAGGACCAGCCTAAAAGAG CGTTACCAATTTGTGGAAGTTGCTGGCAATCATTTTGTCCACCTGAATGAGCCCCAAGTTGTGGCCGGGATCATCAACACCTTCTTAAACAAGGACCAGAAACCCAGATCCAGCCTATAA
- the SERHL2 gene encoding serine hydrolase-like protein 2 isoform X4 produces the protein MEKRVPLSMCSDGHPCPSPPEPFTDMISEMKLMVPWGHIAAKAWGSPQGRPVLCLHGWLDNANTFNRLIPLLPKDCYYLAIDLAGHGLSSHRPPGAIYHFMDYVGDVRRVAAAMKWNRFTLMGHSLGGSIAGMFSSIFPELVDKLILVESYGFYPAPQGYQRGPGLHTEKKPRLLFTPRDAFSRLEELEKICKSQREVIEELLNFETSKYHSPKVRSPEAALQRLMEANSQLTEESAKVLLERGASEVAGGLVYNRDLRVLVQNHSFVSLDQCCHILKKIEADILMIRAENGIFTNPPKGSVPYFVEPLEEAFRTSLKERYQFVEVAGNHFVHLNEPQVVAGIINTFLNKDQKPRSSL, from the exons ATGGAGaagagggtgcctctgagcatgtgcagcgaCGGCCATCCCTGCCCTTCGCCACCGGAGCCATTCACCG ACATGATCTCAGAGATGAAGTTAATGGTCCCCTGGGGCCACATCGCAGCCAAGGCATGGGGATCTCCACAAGGCCGCCCTGTCCTCTGTTTGCACGGGTGGCTGGACAATGCAAACACTTTCAACAGGCTCATCCCCTTACTTCCCAAAG ATTGTTACTACTTGGCCATTGATCTTGCAGGACATGGCCTGTCATCCCACCGCCCACCTGGGGCAATCTATCACTTCATGGATTATGTGGGTGACGTGCGCAGGGTAGCAGCAG caatgaAATGGAATCGGTTTACCCTTATGGGCCACAGTTTGG GTGGGAGTATTGCAGGCATG TTCTCTAGTATTTTCCCCGAACTGGTGGACAAGCTGATCCTGGTGGAATCGTATGGTTTTTATCCTGCACCTCAG GGTTATCAAAGGGGCCCGGGATTACATACAGAAAAGAAGCCGAGGCTGCTGTTCACCCCTAGAGATGCTTTCTCACGTTTAGAG GAATTGGAGAAGATTTGCAAGTCCCAGCGGGAGGTAATTGAGGAACTGCTGAATTTTGAGACCAGCAAGTACCATTCCCCCAAAGTACGCAGTCCTGAGGCAGCCCTTCAGAG GTTAATGGAAGCAAACAGCCAGCTAACAGAAGAGAGTGCTAAGGTACTGCTGGAGCGAGGGGCTTCTGAGGTGGCAGGAG GTTTGGTTTATAACAGAGATTTAAGGGTCCTTGTG CAGAACCACAGTTTTGTGTCTCTGGATCAATGTTGCCACATCCTGAAGAAAATCGAGGCTGATATACTGATGATCAG AGCAGAAAATGGGATTTTTACCAATCCTCCTAAAGGTAGCGTCCCATATTTTGTAGAGCCACTTGAGGAAGCATTCAGGACCAGCCTAAAAGAG CGTTACCAATTTGTGGAAGTTGCTGGCAATCATTTTGTCCACCTGAATGAGCCCCAAGTTGTGGCCGGGATCATCAACACCTTCTTAAACAAGGACCAGAAACCCAGATCCAGCCTATAA
- the SERHL2 gene encoding serine hydrolase-like protein 2 isoform X1 yields MGGHSTRQAPPPRRPSAWLPVTSLLAGREPPEGAQSLTSVSRQNDGGGDAPSDMISEMKLMVPWGHIAAKAWGSPQGRPVLCLHGWLDNANTFNRLIPLLPKDCYYLAIDLAGHGLSSHRPPGAIYHFMDYVGDVRRVAAAMKWNRFTLMGHSLGGSIAGMFSSIFPELVDKLILVESYGFYPAPQGYQRGPGLHTEKKPRLLFTPRDAFSRLEELEKICKSQREVIEELLNFETSKYHSPKVRSPEAALQRLMEANSQLTEESAKVLLERGASEVAGGLVYNRDLRVLVQNHSFVSLDQCCHILKKIEADILMIRAENGIFTNPPKGSVPYFVEPLEEAFRTSLKERYQFVEVAGNHFVHLNEPQVVAGIINTFLNKDQKPRSSL; encoded by the exons atgggagggcattccacaaggcaggcgccaccaccgagaaggccctctgcctggctccctgtgacctcacttctcgcagggagggaaccgccagaaggcgctcAGAGCCTGACCTCGGtctccaggcagaacgatgggggtggagacgctccttcag ACATGATCTCAGAGATGAAGTTAATGGTCCCCTGGGGCCACATCGCAGCCAAGGCATGGGGATCTCCACAAGGCCGCCCTGTCCTCTGTTTGCACGGGTGGCTGGACAATGCAAACACTTTCAACAGGCTCATCCCCTTACTTCCCAAAG ATTGTTACTACTTGGCCATTGATCTTGCAGGACATGGCCTGTCATCCCACCGCCCACCTGGGGCAATCTATCACTTCATGGATTATGTGGGTGACGTGCGCAGGGTAGCAGCAG caatgaAATGGAATCGGTTTACCCTTATGGGCCACAGTTTGG GTGGGAGTATTGCAGGCATG TTCTCTAGTATTTTCCCCGAACTGGTGGACAAGCTGATCCTGGTGGAATCGTATGGTTTTTATCCTGCACCTCAG GGTTATCAAAGGGGCCCGGGATTACATACAGAAAAGAAGCCGAGGCTGCTGTTCACCCCTAGAGATGCTTTCTCACGTTTAGAG GAATTGGAGAAGATTTGCAAGTCCCAGCGGGAGGTAATTGAGGAACTGCTGAATTTTGAGACCAGCAAGTACCATTCCCCCAAAGTACGCAGTCCTGAGGCAGCCCTTCAGAG GTTAATGGAAGCAAACAGCCAGCTAACAGAAGAGAGTGCTAAGGTACTGCTGGAGCGAGGGGCTTCTGAGGTGGCAGGAG GTTTGGTTTATAACAGAGATTTAAGGGTCCTTGTG CAGAACCACAGTTTTGTGTCTCTGGATCAATGTTGCCACATCCTGAAGAAAATCGAGGCTGATATACTGATGATCAG AGCAGAAAATGGGATTTTTACCAATCCTCCTAAAGGTAGCGTCCCATATTTTGTAGAGCCACTTGAGGAAGCATTCAGGACCAGCCTAAAAGAG CGTTACCAATTTGTGGAAGTTGCTGGCAATCATTTTGTCCACCTGAATGAGCCCCAAGTTGTGGCCGGGATCATCAACACCTTCTTAAACAAGGACCAGAAACCCAGATCCAGCCTATAA
- the SERHL2 gene encoding serine hydrolase-like protein 2 isoform X3, whose translation MGGHSTRQAPPPRRPSAWLPVTSLLAGREPPEGAQSLTSVSRQNDGGGDAPSDMISEMKLMVPWGHIAAKAWGSPQGRPVLCLHGWLDNANTFNRLIPLLPKDCYYLAIDLAGHGLSSHRPPGAIYHFMDYVGDVRRVAAAMKWNRFTLMGHSLGGSIAGMFSSIFPELVDKLILVESYGFYPAPQELEKICKSQREVIEELLNFETSKYHSPKVRSPEAALQRLMEANSQLTEESAKVLLERGASEVAGGLVYNRDLRVLVQNHSFVSLDQCCHILKKIEADILMIRAENGIFTNPPKGSVPYFVEPLEEAFRTSLKERYQFVEVAGNHFVHLNEPQVVAGIINTFLNKDQKPRSSL comes from the exons atgggagggcattccacaaggcaggcgccaccaccgagaaggccctctgcctggctccctgtgacctcacttctcgcagggagggaaccgccagaaggcgctcAGAGCCTGACCTCGGtctccaggcagaacgatgggggtggagacgctccttcag ACATGATCTCAGAGATGAAGTTAATGGTCCCCTGGGGCCACATCGCAGCCAAGGCATGGGGATCTCCACAAGGCCGCCCTGTCCTCTGTTTGCACGGGTGGCTGGACAATGCAAACACTTTCAACAGGCTCATCCCCTTACTTCCCAAAG ATTGTTACTACTTGGCCATTGATCTTGCAGGACATGGCCTGTCATCCCACCGCCCACCTGGGGCAATCTATCACTTCATGGATTATGTGGGTGACGTGCGCAGGGTAGCAGCAG caatgaAATGGAATCGGTTTACCCTTATGGGCCACAGTTTGG GTGGGAGTATTGCAGGCATG TTCTCTAGTATTTTCCCCGAACTGGTGGACAAGCTGATCCTGGTGGAATCGTATGGTTTTTATCCTGCACCTCAG GAATTGGAGAAGATTTGCAAGTCCCAGCGGGAGGTAATTGAGGAACTGCTGAATTTTGAGACCAGCAAGTACCATTCCCCCAAAGTACGCAGTCCTGAGGCAGCCCTTCAGAG GTTAATGGAAGCAAACAGCCAGCTAACAGAAGAGAGTGCTAAGGTACTGCTGGAGCGAGGGGCTTCTGAGGTGGCAGGAG GTTTGGTTTATAACAGAGATTTAAGGGTCCTTGTG CAGAACCACAGTTTTGTGTCTCTGGATCAATGTTGCCACATCCTGAAGAAAATCGAGGCTGATATACTGATGATCAG AGCAGAAAATGGGATTTTTACCAATCCTCCTAAAGGTAGCGTCCCATATTTTGTAGAGCCACTTGAGGAAGCATTCAGGACCAGCCTAAAAGAG CGTTACCAATTTGTGGAAGTTGCTGGCAATCATTTTGTCCACCTGAATGAGCCCCAAGTTGTGGCCGGGATCATCAACACCTTCTTAAACAAGGACCAGAAACCCAGATCCAGCCTATAA
- the SERHL2 gene encoding serine hydrolase-like protein 2 isoform X2: MGGHSTRQAPPPRRPSAWLPVTSLLAGREPPEGAQSLTSVSRQNDGGGDAPSDMISEMKLMVPWGHIAAKAWGSPQGRPVLCLHGWLDNANTFNRLIPLLPKDCYYLAIDLAGHGLSSHRPPGAIYHFMDYVGDVRRVAAAMKWNRFTLMGHSLGGSIAGMFSSIFPELVDKLILVESYGFYPAPQGYQRGPGLHTEKKPRLLFTPRDAFSRLEELEKICKSQREVIEELLNFETSKYHSPKVRSPEAALQRLMEANSQLTEESAKVLLERGASEVAGGLVYNRDLRVLVNHSFVSLDQCCHILKKIEADILMIRAENGIFTNPPKGSVPYFVEPLEEAFRTSLKERYQFVEVAGNHFVHLNEPQVVAGIINTFLNKDQKPRSSL, translated from the exons atgggagggcattccacaaggcaggcgccaccaccgagaaggccctctgcctggctccctgtgacctcacttctcgcagggagggaaccgccagaaggcgctcAGAGCCTGACCTCGGtctccaggcagaacgatgggggtggagacgctccttcag ACATGATCTCAGAGATGAAGTTAATGGTCCCCTGGGGCCACATCGCAGCCAAGGCATGGGGATCTCCACAAGGCCGCCCTGTCCTCTGTTTGCACGGGTGGCTGGACAATGCAAACACTTTCAACAGGCTCATCCCCTTACTTCCCAAAG ATTGTTACTACTTGGCCATTGATCTTGCAGGACATGGCCTGTCATCCCACCGCCCACCTGGGGCAATCTATCACTTCATGGATTATGTGGGTGACGTGCGCAGGGTAGCAGCAG caatgaAATGGAATCGGTTTACCCTTATGGGCCACAGTTTGG GTGGGAGTATTGCAGGCATG TTCTCTAGTATTTTCCCCGAACTGGTGGACAAGCTGATCCTGGTGGAATCGTATGGTTTTTATCCTGCACCTCAG GGTTATCAAAGGGGCCCGGGATTACATACAGAAAAGAAGCCGAGGCTGCTGTTCACCCCTAGAGATGCTTTCTCACGTTTAGAG GAATTGGAGAAGATTTGCAAGTCCCAGCGGGAGGTAATTGAGGAACTGCTGAATTTTGAGACCAGCAAGTACCATTCCCCCAAAGTACGCAGTCCTGAGGCAGCCCTTCAGAG GTTAATGGAAGCAAACAGCCAGCTAACAGAAGAGAGTGCTAAGGTACTGCTGGAGCGAGGGGCTTCTGAGGTGGCAGGAG GTTTGGTTTATAACAGAGATTTAAGGGTCCTTGTG AACCACAGTTTTGTGTCTCTGGATCAATGTTGCCACATCCTGAAGAAAATCGAGGCTGATATACTGATGATCAG AGCAGAAAATGGGATTTTTACCAATCCTCCTAAAGGTAGCGTCCCATATTTTGTAGAGCCACTTGAGGAAGCATTCAGGACCAGCCTAAAAGAG CGTTACCAATTTGTGGAAGTTGCTGGCAATCATTTTGTCCACCTGAATGAGCCCCAAGTTGTGGCCGGGATCATCAACACCTTCTTAAACAAGGACCAGAAACCCAGATCCAGCCTATAA